TTTGCGGTGCGCCACGTCCTGGTAGCCTGTGCCGTAGAACGCCTTGCTCTCGACGTCGCGGAAACCGGCGAACGGCGGGAAGTTGTGGCGCAGCGGGTGAGCCTCGAACTGACGCAGCAGCTCTTCGCCCAACTGGCGGATGCTGGCTTCGTTTTCCGGGTTGCCGATGTTGATGATCTGGCTGTCGCACACGCCATTGTCGTTATCAATGATGCGCGCCAGCGCTTCGATGCCGTCGGCAATGTCGGTAAAGCAACGCTTCTGCTCACCACCGTCGAACAGACGGATCGGGGTGCCTTCCACCAGGTTCAGGATCAATTGGGTAATGGCGCGGGAGCTGCCGATACGCGCAGAGTCCAGGCGGTCCAGACGCGGGCCCATCCAGTTGAACGGACGGAACAGGGTGAACTTCAGGCCCTTGTCGCCGTAGGCCCAGATCACTCGGTCCAGCAGTTGCTTGGACACCGAGTAGATCCAGCGCTGCTTGTTGACCGGGCCGACCACCAGGTTGGAGGTGTCTTCATCGAAATACTGGTCCTGGCACATGCCATAGACTTCGGAGGTCGAGGGGAAGATCACACGCTTGTTGTACTTGACGCAGTAGCGCACCAGCTTGAGGTTTTCTTCGAAGTCCAGTTCGAACACACGCAGTGGGTTACGGGTGTATTCGATTGGCGTGGCGATGGCAACCAATGGCAGGACCACGTCGCATTTCTTGATGTGGTACTCGATCCACTCGGTGTGGATGCTGATATCGCCTTCCACATAATGGAAATTCGGGTGGCTGCGCAGGCGCTCGATGGCGTCGGAGCCGATGTCCAGGCCATAGACTTCGTAACGGTCGTCACGCAGCAGGCGCTCGGACAGGTGGTTACCGATAAAGCCGTTTACGCCCAGGATCAACACGCGGGTACGACGTGGCTTGCGGCCAGACTCGGCGCCGCGCAGTACGGAGCCATCCACCAGGCCCAGTTCATCGGCCAGGGCCGGACCGGCCAGGTACAGGCCGTTTTCGTTACGCTGGCCAAACTTGATGACCAAGGAGTCTTCACCGCAGGCAATACGCAGCGGGTTGACGCTGAT
This genomic stretch from Pseudomonas synxantha BG33R harbors:
- the arnA gene encoding bifunctional UDP-4-amino-4-deoxy-L-arabinose formyltransferase/UDP-glucuronic acid oxidase ArnA, encoding MSSKAVVFAYHDIGCAGIEALLGAGYDIAAVFTHADDPKENNFYGSVAQLCARHGIPVHAPEDANHPLWVERIAKLNPEYIFSFYYRNLLSEPLLAIARKGAFNLHGSLLPKYRGRAPANWVLVNGETETGVTLHRMVKRADAGAILAQQKVSIDRTDTGLSLHAKLRDAATALLRDALPQLALGKLTETAQDENQATYFGRRTAADGKLDWKKPAEQLFNLVRAVTQPYPGAFCAVGEHKLIVWQADVVKGNDGLAPGRVISVNPLRIACGEDSLVIKFGQRNENGLYLAGPALADELGLVDGSVLRGAESGRKPRRTRVLILGVNGFIGNHLSERLLRDDRYEVYGLDIGSDAIERLRSHPNFHYVEGDISIHTEWIEYHIKKCDVVLPLVAIATPIEYTRNPLRVFELDFEENLKLVRYCVKYNKRVIFPSTSEVYGMCQDQYFDEDTSNLVVGPVNKQRWIYSVSKQLLDRVIWAYGDKGLKFTLFRPFNWMGPRLDRLDSARIGSSRAITQLILNLVEGTPIRLFDGGEQKRCFTDIADGIEALARIIDNDNGVCDSQIINIGNPENEASIRQLGEELLRQFEAHPLRHNFPPFAGFRDVESKAFYGTGYQDVAHRKPSIENAKRLLNWEPSVQMSETIGNTLDFFLHEAMLEIADKK